From Candidatus Atelocyanobacterium thalassa isolate ALOHA, a single genomic window includes:
- a CDS encoding carbohydrate ABC transporter permease: MRNRKPKSISKNIFTYLLLIVIAISTLFPLIWLFGTAFKPSTEDVSGTLTSWLPSQPTWQNFITVWQNYPFEKYLFNSFWIAFITVCLNLILCSLAAYPLARIDFLGRDTIWAFIVSTIMIPSQIIMIPLFILAVNLNLRNTYLGAIIPNLVSTFGIFFLRQAFKEIPKELEEAAKIDGCSEFDIWWNVMIPAVRPALITLAFFIFIGSWSDFLWPLIVLDDPSYYTLPLGIAKLANSLDLDWRLISAGSIISIIPVVFLFILVQQYIIPTDSGSGVKG; the protein is encoded by the coding sequence ATGAGAAATAGAAAACCTAAATCAATTTCTAAAAATATTTTCACATATTTATTACTTATAGTAATTGCTATATCAACTCTTTTCCCTTTGATTTGGCTTTTTGGAACTGCTTTCAAGCCTTCAACTGAAGATGTATCAGGAACTTTAACATCTTGGCTACCTAGTCAACCTACCTGGCAGAATTTTATAACTGTCTGGCAAAATTATCCTTTCGAAAAATACTTATTTAATAGTTTTTGGATAGCTTTTATAACTGTATGTTTAAATCTCATTCTATGTTCTCTTGCAGCCTATCCATTAGCTAGAATAGATTTTCTAGGCAGAGATACAATATGGGCGTTCATAGTTTCTACTATCATGATACCATCCCAGATCATTATGATACCTTTGTTTATCCTGGCAGTTAATTTAAATCTCCGCAATACTTATTTAGGCGCTATTATTCCTAACTTAGTATCAACTTTTGGTATTTTTTTTCTACGACAAGCATTTAAAGAAATTCCTAAAGAACTAGAGGAAGCAGCCAAAATAGACGGTTGCTCAGAATTTGATATATGGTGGAATGTTATGATTCCTGCTGTTCGACCAGCTTTGATAACTTTAGCATTCTTTATTTTTATTGGATCCTGGAGTGATTTCTTATGGCCTTTAATTGTCTTAGATGATCCATCTTATTACACCTTACCGTTAGGAATTGCTAAATTAGCTAATTCTTTAGATCTAGATTGGCGTCTGATTTCTGCTGGATCGATTATCTCTATAATTCCAGTTGTTTTCTTATTTATACTTGTACAACAGTATATTATCCCTACTGATTCAGGAAGTGGAGTTAAAGGATAA